One genomic window of Candidatus Nanohalobium constans includes the following:
- a CDS encoding DUF2178 domain-containing protein: protein MSFGNWTKAKKIHHGVLLIGMILSVAAFGAGMELISAGVIILAIGTMALIKRQSDRPVYDERDISLAEESTHQAVMLSGAFLGVVMIVISIGMGLGRWSYPEWIAPYYLSWGAIIGLTIVIEVLKRYKVIE from the coding sequence ATGAGTTTCGGAAACTGGACTAAGGCGAAAAAGATACATCACGGAGTACTTCTAATAGGCATGATTCTATCAGTTGCTGCTTTTGGTGCTGGTATGGAGCTGATTTCAGCAGGAGTGATAATTTTAGCCATCGGCACGATGGCATTAATCAAAAGGCAGAGCGATCGACCTGTCTACGATGAACGGGATATAAGCCTTGCTGAGGAGTCTACTCATCAAGCTGTAATGCTTTCAGGAGCGTTCCTTGGAGTCGTGATGATAGTTATCTCTATAGGAATGGGTCTAGGAAGATGGAGTTATCCGGAGTGGATAGCACCGTACTACCTTTCATGGGGTGCTATAATCGGATTAACAATTGTCATTGAAGTACTGAAACGATACAAGGTGATAGAATAA
- a CDS encoding ABC transporter ATP-binding protein, whose translation MTVVEINSLSKSFDGFKALENLEMEIQRGEVYGLLGPNGAGKTTLFQTIMGQLTPTSGDVEILGEDAYRDTFEVAKDVSFLPADIRFYDNLTARKNLKYLADLVEEDPDIDELLELVNLGDEADKKVSGFSHGMQKRLGIAQTLIKDPEIILFDEPTTGLDPERKEDFKDLIRDINEEKNITVIVSSHILHELEDICDRIGVLKDGNIKVSGTPQGIIEEEGVDTLEEAYLEITRGDYR comes from the coding sequence ATGACAGTTGTGGAGATAAACAGCTTAAGCAAAAGTTTTGACGGCTTTAAAGCCTTGGAAAACCTGGAAATGGAGATACAGCGAGGTGAAGTCTACGGACTGCTTGGACCGAACGGAGCAGGAAAAACCACGTTGTTCCAAACAATTATGGGGCAGCTGACTCCGACATCTGGAGATGTAGAAATCCTGGGAGAGGACGCCTATAGAGATACTTTCGAAGTAGCAAAGGATGTCAGCTTTCTACCTGCGGACATCAGGTTCTACGACAATTTGACAGCAAGAAAGAACCTGAAATACCTTGCAGACCTTGTTGAAGAGGATCCGGACATTGATGAGCTATTGGAACTGGTTAATCTTGGAGATGAAGCCGATAAGAAGGTTTCAGGTTTCTCTCATGGAATGCAGAAAAGGCTGGGAATCGCTCAAACCCTGATTAAAGATCCTGAGATCATTCTTTTCGACGAGCCAACCACAGGTCTCGACCCGGAAAGAAAGGAAGACTTCAAAGACCTCATCAGAGACATCAACGAGGAAAAAAATATTACTGTAATCGTTTCCTCGCACATCCTCCACGAGTTAGAGGACATATGTGACAGAATTGGAGTGTTAAAGGATGGAAACATCAAGGTCTCAGGCACGCCTCAAGGAATCATTGAGGAAGAGGGCGTAGATACATTGGAGGAAGCTTATCTTGAGATAACAAGAGGTGATTACCGATGA
- a CDS encoding NAD(P)/FAD-dependent oxidoreductase: MSEKIVVLGAGFLGVNAALDLVNAGKQVTIIDETLKHQYIPGTVDIIRNRFQREELEINLEEFLPEQIELKEATVKDVRPDEKTVETRNGLIGYDKLVTGLGGAPENFGIDISPAEHAWGIKPAQKLSKKAENAEKAVIVGAGYVGIEVAGELTEKEVETTLVEANTRPMSYLDQKSSEKMLEILHNKDIKFKGGKQVSEVAEGSVTFTDGGEEAADLIVWAAGVKASETVKQIFSTGRKGIEVNQGLSAIGYNDIFAGGDCVDVSGQKTAHKAMKQGEVIAENIVSNSEPLNQVESEQNFLIVSIGDKAGLIFQNKLVFSANFLRHFKDLVKTYYFTRLKIKKKLFNADFLP, encoded by the coding sequence GTGAGCGAGAAAATAGTAGTTCTCGGCGCCGGATTTCTCGGTGTAAACGCCGCATTAGACCTGGTTAACGCTGGAAAACAGGTAACTATAATAGATGAAACTCTGAAGCATCAGTACATACCAGGAACAGTCGACATAATCAGAAACCGTTTCCAAAGAGAAGAACTGGAAATCAACCTAGAAGAGTTCTTACCCGAACAAATAGAACTGAAAGAAGCCACGGTAAAAGATGTAAGACCTGATGAAAAAACCGTTGAAACACGGAACGGATTGATAGGCTACGACAAACTTGTAACTGGATTAGGAGGCGCACCCGAAAACTTTGGAATCGATATATCCCCAGCAGAACATGCATGGGGCATAAAACCAGCACAAAAACTTTCCAAGAAAGCAGAGAACGCTGAAAAAGCAGTGATCGTCGGAGCAGGTTACGTTGGCATCGAAGTAGCAGGAGAACTAACCGAAAAAGAAGTTGAAACCACTCTCGTAGAAGCAAACACACGACCAATGTCCTACCTGGATCAGAAAAGCTCCGAGAAAATGCTTGAAATACTTCATAACAAAGACATCAAGTTTAAAGGCGGTAAACAGGTTTCTGAAGTCGCTGAAGGATCCGTCACCTTTACTGATGGTGGAGAAGAGGCGGCTGACCTAATTGTATGGGCTGCAGGAGTTAAAGCAAGTGAAACAGTAAAGCAAATATTCTCAACAGGCAGAAAAGGGATTGAAGTCAACCAAGGACTGTCAGCTATAGGCTACAATGATATTTTTGCTGGAGGAGACTGCGTCGATGTCTCAGGGCAGAAAACAGCTCACAAAGCAATGAAGCAAGGAGAAGTAATAGCAGAAAACATTGTATCCAATAGCGAACCGCTGAACCAGGTCGAATCTGAGCAAAACTTCCTTATAGTCAGTATCGGCGATAAAGCAGGGCTTATCTTCCAAAACAAGCTTGTATTCTCAGCAAATTTCCTCAGACACTTCAAAGACTTGGTAAAAACCTACTACTTCACACGACTGAAGATTAAGAAAAAACTGTTTAATGCAGATTTCCTTCCCTGA
- a CDS encoding COG1470 family protein codes for MTNFKTCGIVFVAILIPMASGISPVSGGEINLFQEEVEIHSGDEVEWTSHEFSYRSVDSHSRDVLTITDSDGVLVEQFSGDSFYELLGEKMRVDEDLYFRINEMDREEDSLDMTVWTSEEAFGSSQINISAPEYIVKQSGDDFKIPLTVENSGGVEEAYDLRAESSELVSTDFVHEGYNVTKLVVEPGEEKEVTADINLDEDLTSGTSIINFSVSDRSSSFEEFRFQVVNSSESERELRMTLDESYLEKSSGETVETTLRVENIGGSTVENVKPSVTTPENWNYTVSPEETENITDGEFKDFELSVSVPSTATSGDYFVDVGLENTEDFDERNVRVNVSDSSGGFGLIGAVLALITILLVLGVYKVFGRR; via the coding sequence ATGACAAATTTCAAGACTTGTGGCATAGTTTTTGTGGCTATTTTGATCCCTATGGCATCCGGGATTTCACCAGTTAGCGGCGGAGAGATAAATTTATTCCAGGAGGAAGTGGAGATACATTCTGGAGATGAAGTAGAGTGGACCAGCCATGAATTCTCTTATAGGTCTGTCGACAGCCACAGCAGAGATGTTTTGACTATTACAGATTCTGATGGCGTTTTGGTAGAGCAATTTTCAGGTGACAGTTTCTATGAGTTACTTGGCGAGAAAATGAGGGTTGACGAGGATCTTTACTTTCGCATAAACGAAATGGATAGAGAAGAAGACAGCCTAGACATGACTGTTTGGACAAGTGAGGAAGCGTTCGGTTCTTCACAAATCAACATTTCGGCGCCAGAATACATAGTTAAGCAGTCTGGAGACGACTTCAAAATACCTTTGACAGTGGAAAACTCGGGCGGAGTAGAGGAAGCATATGATCTGAGGGCGGAATCCTCAGAACTGGTATCAACGGATTTTGTTCATGAAGGATATAATGTTACGAAGCTCGTTGTTGAGCCAGGCGAAGAGAAAGAGGTTACTGCCGACATAAACTTGGATGAAGACCTGACCTCAGGGACTTCAATAATCAATTTTTCAGTTTCTGACAGGAGTAGTTCTTTTGAAGAGTTTCGTTTCCAAGTTGTTAATTCTTCGGAGTCGGAAAGAGAGCTTAGAATGACTTTAGACGAGAGCTACCTAGAGAAGAGCTCTGGTGAAACAGTTGAGACTACACTAAGAGTGGAAAACATCGGTGGCTCAACAGTAGAAAATGTGAAACCCAGTGTTACGACGCCTGAGAACTGGAACTACACGGTTTCTCCGGAGGAAACAGAGAATATTACGGACGGAGAGTTTAAGGATTTTGAGTTAAGTGTTTCTGTTCCTTCGACTGCGACTAGCGGCGATTATTTTGTTGATGTAGGTTTAGAGAATACTGAGGATTTTGATGAAAGAAATGTTAGAGTTAATGTTTCGGACAGCAGCGGTGGCTTCGGCTTGATCGGTGCTGTCCTTGCTTTAATCACTATATTACTTGTTTTAGGAGTTTACAAAGTATTCGGAAGAAGGTGA
- a CDS encoding DUF3784 domain-containing protein encodes MTTLAAGLFIAALGILIRYRGATSLIAGFDLEKISDEEGLSNFIGLNAVYVASLTIVIGLIEYSQFQSKIYWYIYTAAVVLLILRMIVGARDYN; translated from the coding sequence ATGACTACACTCGCAGCAGGCTTATTCATTGCAGCACTTGGAATCCTTATACGCTACAGAGGAGCTACTTCTCTTATCGCAGGATTTGACTTAGAGAAAATCAGTGACGAAGAAGGATTGTCAAATTTTATAGGGCTTAATGCAGTCTATGTTGCATCTCTAACAATTGTTATAGGTCTGATAGAGTATTCGCAGTTCCAGAGCAAAATTTACTGGTACATCTACACTGCAGCAGTTGTACTCCTGATTCTCAGAATGATAGTTGGTGCTAGAGATTACAATTAA
- a CDS encoding winged helix-turn-helix transcriptional regulator, with translation MCMSDDKIPAWCAGEEWCPMTAASNIIGKKWHPVILSMLIEEEKGFNDLKEQVKGISSKVLSENLEDLQEKGLIERKVVSEKPFRVKYSVTQTGRELGPVLDQLHDWAAKHLEPAEKQESVI, from the coding sequence ATGTGTATGAGTGATGATAAGATCCCAGCATGGTGTGCCGGCGAAGAATGGTGTCCAATGACCGCCGCCTCCAATATCATCGGGAAAAAGTGGCACCCTGTAATCCTCTCAATGCTTATAGAAGAGGAAAAAGGGTTCAACGACCTGAAAGAACAGGTAAAAGGAATATCCAGCAAAGTACTAAGCGAAAACCTGGAAGACCTCCAGGAAAAAGGCTTGATTGAAAGAAAAGTTGTAAGCGAAAAACCTTTCCGAGTAAAATACTCGGTCACACAGACAGGAAGGGAACTAGGACCTGTACTTGACCAGCTACATGACTGGGCAGCAAAACACCTAGAACCTGCAGAAAAACAGGAATCAGTAATTTAA
- a CDS encoding ABC transporter permease, producing the protein MKALTVARKEIADQMNSNKFLIVFGLLLLLTAATAFQGAQSYQDSMDRFQESQNSDSQYGFAPEKPSVLDAFTTLTQGVNFPLIGGLLALLLSFNTVSGERDKNTLKLLTSYPLHRDSIITGKFMAGIFTLTIASAASFMVASAVIIGMTGAAVTGVAASRILLMLGGTVIYMSCIFGLGALLSTVFNDSSTALTGGILVLVLSTLVVPQMAFMLSDVLVEESEGNDITVGEGSTGLSESYKERMQIRNTITKLAPSGSYGNFMSYMLGQDPSSVGISTGGSEAENEPSVMESLNSSLGNLGLLAGQTVLFFGASFVLFTRQEI; encoded by the coding sequence ATGAAAGCCTTGACAGTCGCACGGAAAGAGATTGCCGACCAGATGAACAGCAACAAGTTCCTGATCGTATTCGGGCTGCTTTTGCTTCTTACAGCAGCCACAGCATTCCAGGGCGCACAGAGTTATCAAGACAGTATGGATAGGTTCCAGGAGTCTCAGAACTCTGATTCACAGTACGGATTTGCCCCTGAGAAACCTTCCGTCCTTGACGCGTTTACCACATTGACGCAAGGTGTTAACTTCCCACTTATCGGAGGCTTACTGGCTTTGCTGCTCAGCTTCAACACAGTATCCGGTGAACGGGATAAGAACACTTTGAAGCTGCTGACCTCATATCCACTACATAGGGACAGTATCATCACTGGAAAGTTTATGGCAGGGATCTTCACACTGACAATTGCTTCAGCAGCATCATTCATGGTTGCTTCAGCAGTAATCATAGGCATGACCGGTGCAGCAGTGACTGGAGTCGCAGCGTCTCGAATATTGCTGATGCTCGGAGGTACAGTCATTTATATGTCATGCATCTTTGGACTAGGCGCATTGCTTTCCACAGTATTCAACGACAGCTCGACAGCACTCACTGGAGGAATACTTGTGCTAGTTCTTTCAACACTCGTAGTGCCTCAGATGGCTTTCATGCTTTCTGATGTGCTCGTAGAAGAATCTGAAGGAAACGACATAACGGTTGGAGAAGGAAGCACAGGTCTCAGTGAATCATATAAAGAAAGAATGCAGATCAGAAACACGATCACGAAGCTGGCGCCTTCCGGAAGTTACGGCAACTTCATGTCCTACATGCTCGGACAAGACCCAAGTAGCGTAGGAATCAGTACTGGCGGCAGCGAGGCAGAGAACGAGCCATCGGTGATGGAAAGCCTGAACTCATCGCTAGGCAATCTAGGACTATTAGCAGGGCAGACAGTTCTGTTCTTCGGAGCAAGCTTTGTCTTGTTCACCCGACAGGAAATCTAG
- a CDS encoding YbhB/YbcL family Raf kinase inhibitor-like protein encodes MRITSPEFEDGEKLPEKHGYPRENTSPELEIEGVPEKAESLVVIADDPDAVEPAGKIWVHWTMWNIPADADRIAEDEAPGIEGTTDFRKTGYNGPNPPDGEHTYYFRLYALDTELDLEEGASREELDEAMEGHIIEEAELTARCGRLS; translated from the coding sequence ATGAGAATTACTTCGCCAGAGTTTGAAGATGGTGAGAAACTACCTGAAAAACATGGGTATCCGCGGGAGAACACTAGTCCGGAGCTTGAGATAGAAGGTGTTCCGGAGAAGGCTGAATCACTAGTTGTTATAGCCGATGATCCTGACGCGGTTGAACCAGCCGGAAAGATCTGGGTGCACTGGACGATGTGGAACATCCCAGCAGACGCAGATAGAATTGCTGAGGATGAAGCCCCGGGGATTGAAGGTACGACCGACTTCAGAAAAACAGGTTACAACGGTCCTAATCCTCCGGATGGAGAGCACACTTACTACTTCAGACTGTACGCACTAGACACAGAACTTGACCTGGAGGAAGGAGCTTCCCGAGAAGAACTCGATGAAGCCATGGAAGGACATATAATTGAGGAAGCAGAGTTAACTGCCCGATGCGGCAGACTCTCCTGA
- a CDS encoding helix-turn-helix transcriptional regulator, protein MKIENQMKKFRKKEDITQAELAEEVGVSRQTINAIETGKYDPSLELALKISDFFSTDVEKIFKLKRG, encoded by the coding sequence ATGAAGATAGAAAACCAGATGAAAAAGTTCCGGAAAAAAGAAGATATTACGCAGGCTGAATTGGCGGAAGAAGTAGGTGTATCCCGTCAGACAATAAATGCTATAGAGACAGGGAAATATGATCCTAGTTTAGAGCTGGCTCTTAAAATCAGTGATTTTTTCAGTACTGATGTGGAAAAAATATTCAAACTAAAAAGAGGATAG
- a CDS encoding DUF3592 domain-containing protein, with protein sequence MGLDVNVGGKNSNSLSPNQVLLFSSIFMILGLAIAGYGFMQYQGQSENVDKAVNITATVTDTNIRTDSSRRGGVDYQAEISFEYSFEGENYSSDFIHPLDRDKEFNQETEAEKFIENYPAGEKVDASVNPEKPGEAFLIAERSDQPLLFMIIGGFMVMLGAYKTTRSFI encoded by the coding sequence ATGGGTCTGGATGTCAATGTAGGTGGAAAGAATTCGAACAGTCTTAGCCCCAACCAGGTTCTCCTGTTCTCATCTATTTTCATGATCCTAGGTCTTGCAATTGCTGGCTATGGATTCATGCAGTACCAGGGACAATCAGAAAATGTAGACAAGGCTGTCAATATCACTGCCACAGTGACTGATACTAACATCCGGACTGACTCATCCAGGAGAGGTGGAGTCGACTATCAGGCAGAGATAAGTTTTGAGTACAGTTTTGAAGGAGAAAATTATTCCAGCGACTTCATTCACCCTCTGGACCGCGACAAGGAATTCAACCAGGAAACAGAAGCGGAAAAATTTATTGAAAACTATCCTGCAGGGGAAAAAGTCGATGCTTCAGTTAATCCTGAGAAACCTGGCGAAGCGTTCCTCATCGCAGAGAGATCCGATCAGCCGCTGCTGTTCATGATTATCGGAGGATTTATGGTTATGCTCGGAGCCTACAAAACTACAAGAAGCTTCATCTAA
- a CDS encoding SPFH domain-containing protein, which yields MGFSISGPFPFFMNDEWERSIVLRFGSYTRSRSSGIHFKIPFIEKPVTVPVYEDSVDVMKQEAITRDNVPVEVDGVVFFEVKDNTEDVKDAIVNVGDYKRQTLNYATSILRDQVGKKELDDLLQRRDEIGDEIQQQLDDKTDSFGVNVLDVEIQNINLPEKMERAMAAQAEAERDRRARRTNAQGELEAAVKLRQASEIIGDKGYRMRTLQTLDSVAAENSTIVTFPTELIGGMSSGESETGLKEILDNVSDLDLSEYDIGDVAENLKDGDIDIR from the coding sequence ATGGGTTTCTCTATCTCCGGTCCTTTCCCGTTTTTCATGAATGATGAATGGGAGAGAAGCATCGTACTAAGATTCGGATCATACACAAGAAGCAGAAGTTCAGGTATCCACTTCAAAATACCGTTTATAGAGAAACCAGTGACAGTACCTGTCTATGAGGACTCTGTCGACGTGATGAAGCAGGAAGCGATCACTAGAGACAACGTTCCTGTTGAAGTCGATGGAGTAGTATTCTTCGAAGTAAAGGATAATACAGAAGATGTCAAAGATGCTATAGTCAATGTCGGAGACTACAAGAGACAGACTTTGAACTACGCTACCTCTATCTTGAGGGATCAGGTCGGTAAGAAGGAGTTAGACGATCTCTTGCAGAGACGGGATGAGATTGGTGATGAGATTCAGCAACAGCTGGATGATAAGACGGATTCGTTCGGTGTTAATGTCCTTGATGTGGAGATTCAGAACATTAACCTGCCTGAAAAGATGGAGAGGGCTATGGCCGCACAGGCAGAGGCTGAGAGAGATAGACGTGCCCGGCGAACCAATGCTCAGGGAGAACTGGAAGCCGCTGTCAAACTCCGCCAAGCCTCCGAAATAATAGGTGACAAAGGCTACAGAATGAGAACACTACAAACACTAGACAGTGTCGCAGCCGAAAACTCCACCATCGTAACATTCCCAACAGAACTGATTGGGGGCATGAGTTCGGGAGAATCAGAGACCGGTCTGAAGGAGATTCTAGATAATGTTTCAGATCTTGATCTTTCCGAGTATGATATCGGTGATGTGGCTGAGAACTTGAAGGACGGGGATATTGATATCCGGTAG
- a CDS encoding ABC transporter permease has protein sequence MYLVYNASLGSAPPTMKAGLSIGIGIFGSMIVCLYVFGNQLIIDLEDQRYETYRSMPMMPTADLAGRLSAGITISSVAFLTTVFIGLVTGASYSVRGLNSIPVIIAAFAFSCVLWMIVSIPMVMTASNERYAELLTTITAVIATLITGNNGVMPEAAMVSENLLNIIPNSLSTRVLSYHLIEGGAYTEAGLVPPAMPSGIESLGLLTVYGVVSALAGVMLVRKLHNKKVLPK, from the coding sequence ATGTATCTTGTTTACAACGCATCTTTAGGCTCAGCGCCTCCGACTATGAAGGCAGGATTGTCTATTGGTATAGGTATTTTTGGATCTATGATTGTATGTCTTTATGTATTTGGCAATCAGTTAATTATTGATCTTGAGGATCAACGGTATGAGACCTATCGTTCTATGCCTATGATGCCTACAGCAGATTTAGCAGGCAGATTGTCTGCAGGCATAACTATATCTTCAGTAGCATTCCTGACAACAGTTTTTATAGGCTTGGTTACGGGAGCATCGTACTCAGTAAGAGGGCTTAATTCTATTCCTGTGATTATTGCGGCATTTGCTTTTTCGTGTGTGTTATGGATGATTGTCTCAATACCAATGGTTATGACAGCCAGTAATGAGCGATATGCAGAGCTTTTAACCACCATAACAGCCGTGATTGCTACTTTGATAACCGGAAACAACGGGGTGATGCCGGAAGCAGCTATGGTTAGTGAAAATCTGTTAAACATCATACCGAACTCGCTTTCAACTCGAGTCCTCAGTTATCATCTGATTGAGGGAGGTGCATATACGGAGGCAGGTCTTGTACCGCCAGCAATGCCTTCAGGCATTGAATCCTTAGGTCTGCTGACTGTTTATGGAGTGGTTTCTGCATTGGCAGGAGTCATGCTTGTACGAAAACTTCACAACAAGAAGGTGTTGCCTAAATGA
- a CDS encoding ABC transporter ATP-binding protein has product MSESVLHAENLEKSLDGDRILKSLDLEVKPGETLVIMGANGSGKSTLLSCLAGSKEIDGGRIESFGSSVRGVDGFASLLVQDSLCLDRLTGKENIEFYQRADPRFTGRWREYTQEMGINDELDKEVENYSGGMRRKLELSISLSNDAPVYLLDEPTAALDLKTVRDTHAIIKEHKNTDAAFVISTHLSLDARIADRIAFLSDGEIVAEGSPQKLMDQLPEVLETDLENNEQLREHAIDNFTFTVDDKIRGFVSDNSIQMENMQSIDPSYTDMFNYYTELPKQKDDQN; this is encoded by the coding sequence ATGAGCGAATCTGTACTACATGCTGAGAATCTAGAAAAATCTTTAGACGGCGATAGAATACTTAAGAGTCTTGATTTGGAAGTTAAGCCTGGAGAAACCCTTGTTATCATGGGGGCTAATGGTTCTGGAAAATCAACGCTTCTTTCCTGCCTTGCAGGAAGTAAGGAGATTGATGGAGGAAGGATCGAGTCTTTTGGGAGTTCGGTGAGAGGAGTAGATGGTTTTGCAAGTCTGCTGGTTCAGGATTCACTGTGTCTTGACCGGCTTACTGGCAAGGAAAACATAGAGTTCTACCAGAGAGCAGATCCTAGATTTACCGGAAGATGGAGAGAATATACGCAGGAGATGGGTATTAACGACGAGCTTGATAAAGAAGTCGAAAACTATTCCGGCGGGATGAGGAGGAAGCTAGAACTTTCGATATCTTTAAGCAATGATGCACCGGTTTATCTTCTAGATGAACCTACTGCAGCTCTTGATCTCAAGACCGTTAGAGATACTCACGCTATCATCAAGGAACATAAAAATACTGATGCTGCATTCGTAATCTCAACTCATCTATCACTGGATGCCCGGATAGCAGATCGTATAGCATTCCTATCTGACGGTGAAATAGTGGCTGAAGGTTCGCCTCAAAAATTGATGGATCAGCTTCCAGAGGTATTGGAAACTGATCTTGAAAACAATGAGCAATTGAGAGAACATGCTATAGATAATTTCACTTTCACAGTTGATGACAAAATAAGAGGTTTCGTATCTGACAACAGTATTCAAATGGAAAATATGCAGTCTATTGATCCATCTTACACTGATATGTTCAATTACTATACAGAGCTGCCTAAACAAAAGGACGATCAAAACTAG
- a CDS encoding DUF63 family protein, translated as MKELLWKYIVGPIVADAKGAETVLWNGVTATPGYNPVNTVFYILLASATIYAIYRLFHSREFDITPKTAVYTTPFILLGGTLRFLDDAQLVQYPYSIPLITPLIYFLIAAVFLPATYKLEDKKLGYTGTALLLPVIAYAVTGFKSLNILYVVGTAALTLSATGIYYFLAENDYSSTSMILLAFTQFFEGSASMISSFYSYNPKQLLAQAFNSILGFPGVFVMKTGILLLALSIITDLEDEKMKALALITLYSIGLGTGFRVFLRVAAGI; from the coding sequence ATGAAAGAACTGCTCTGGAAATACATCGTAGGACCGATAGTAGCCGATGCAAAAGGAGCAGAAACAGTTTTGTGGAATGGTGTTACAGCAACACCTGGATACAACCCAGTCAACACAGTTTTCTACATTCTACTAGCCTCAGCAACAATATATGCAATCTACAGGCTTTTCCACTCCCGAGAATTCGACATCACTCCTAAGACAGCAGTATACACAACCCCGTTCATACTGCTAGGGGGCACACTCAGATTCCTAGATGATGCTCAACTAGTCCAGTACCCGTACAGCATACCTCTAATAACACCTCTCATATACTTCTTGATAGCTGCAGTATTCCTGCCAGCTACCTACAAACTAGAAGATAAGAAACTAGGATACACAGGCACAGCACTACTCCTACCGGTAATCGCTTATGCTGTAACCGGCTTCAAATCACTTAACATTCTTTATGTTGTAGGCACAGCCGCTCTAACGTTATCAGCAACCGGAATCTACTATTTCTTAGCTGAAAATGACTACAGTTCAACATCGATGATTTTGCTGGCTTTCACCCAGTTCTTTGAAGGATCTGCATCGATGATAAGCAGTTTCTACAGTTACAATCCTAAACAGCTACTGGCTCAGGCTTTCAACTCTATCCTAGGATTTCCGGGTGTATTCGTGATGAAGACAGGAATCCTTCTGCTAGCTCTCTCCATCATCACCGATCTTGAAGACGAGAAAATGAAGGCATTGGCATTGATAACGCTTTACTCAATCGGGCTAGGCACAGGATTCCGAGTATTCCTGAGAGTAGCAGCAGGAATCTAA